From one Halothece sp. PCC 7418 genomic stretch:
- the bchB gene encoding ferredoxin:protochlorophyllide reductase (ATP-dependent) subunit B yields MKLAYWMYAGPAHIGTLRVASSFKNVHAIMHAPLGDDYFNVMRSMLERDRNFTPVTTSVVDRKVLARGSQEKVVDNITRKDSEIHPDLTILTPTCTSSILQEDLENFVQRAQLDSQGDVMLADVNHYRVNELQAADKTLAQVVKFYLNKAQKNGDLPEGKTENPSVNIIGPTTLGFHNQHDLTELKRLMADLGIEINQIIPQGASVHELKTLPQAWFNLVPYREVGPMAASYLEETFGMPSVQVTPMGIVETARCIRTIQKVLNDQGANVDYESYIDNQTRFVSQAAWFSRSIDCQNLTGKKAVVFGDNTHAIALTKILAREMGIRVVLAGTYCTYDADWFKEQVQDYCDEVLISDDNGAIGDAIARLEPAAIFGTQMERHVGKRINIPCGVIAAPIHIQDFPVGYRPFLGYEGANQIVDLVYNSFTLGMEDHLLEIFGGHDTKEVITKTVSAESDLNWTKDGLAELNKIPGFVRGKVKRNTEKYARENGIENINAEVIYAAKEAVGA; encoded by the coding sequence ATGAAACTGGCTTATTGGATGTACGCGGGTCCGGCTCATATCGGGACATTGCGCGTGGCTAGCTCGTTTAAAAATGTTCACGCCATTATGCACGCCCCTTTAGGAGATGATTATTTCAATGTTATGCGGTCAATGTTAGAGCGCGATCGCAATTTTACTCCAGTGACCACCAGCGTTGTTGATCGCAAAGTTCTCGCCAGAGGGTCGCAAGAAAAAGTGGTTGATAACATTACTCGCAAAGATTCAGAAATCCATCCCGACTTAACGATTCTTACTCCCACTTGCACCTCAAGCATTCTGCAAGAAGACCTAGAAAACTTTGTCCAACGGGCGCAGTTGGATAGTCAAGGGGATGTCATGTTAGCCGATGTCAATCACTATCGCGTTAATGAGTTGCAAGCTGCGGATAAAACGTTGGCGCAGGTGGTGAAGTTCTATCTGAATAAGGCGCAGAAAAATGGCGACCTTCCAGAAGGGAAAACTGAGAACCCTTCCGTTAATATTATTGGCCCCACAACCCTCGGCTTTCACAATCAACATGATCTCACTGAGTTGAAACGGTTAATGGCTGATCTCGGAATCGAAATCAATCAGATTATTCCCCAGGGTGCTTCGGTGCATGAGTTAAAAACCCTTCCCCAAGCCTGGTTTAACTTAGTTCCTTATCGGGAAGTTGGCCCCATGGCTGCAAGCTATCTCGAAGAAACCTTTGGGATGCCTTCTGTACAGGTAACACCAATGGGAATCGTGGAAACCGCCCGTTGTATTCGCACGATTCAGAAAGTGTTGAACGACCAAGGGGCAAACGTCGATTATGAGAGCTATATTGATAATCAGACGCGGTTTGTTTCCCAAGCAGCCTGGTTTTCTCGTTCCATTGATTGCCAAAACTTAACGGGGAAAAAAGCGGTTGTCTTTGGCGATAATACCCACGCGATCGCGCTAACTAAAATTTTAGCCCGTGAAATGGGCATCCGCGTTGTTTTAGCAGGGACTTACTGCACTTATGATGCTGACTGGTTCAAAGAACAAGTGCAAGATTACTGTGATGAAGTCTTAATCAGTGATGACAATGGGGCGATTGGGGACGCGATCGCGCGTTTAGAACCCGCAGCTATTTTCGGCACACAAATGGAACGCCATGTCGGGAAACGCATCAATATTCCCTGTGGGGTGATTGCAGCACCGATTCACATTCAAGACTTCCCCGTCGGCTATCGTCCGTTCTTAGGGTATGAAGGCGCGAATCAAATTGTTGATTTAGTGTATAATTCCTTTACTTTAGGAATGGAAGATCACCTCTTAGAAATCTTCGGTGGACACGATACCAAAGAAGTGATTACAAAAACTGTCTCTGCTGAATCTGACCTTAACTGGACAAAAGACGGCTTAGCAGAACTCAATAAAATCCCTGGGTTTGTCCGTGGGAAAGTGAAGCGCAATACCGAAAAATATGCTCGGGAAAATGGCATTGAAAATATTAATGCTGAGGTCATCTACGCAGCTAAAGAAGCGGTAGGGGCATAA
- a CDS encoding co-chaperone YbbN: MVATVNENNFSQEVLSSPQPTLVHFWAPWCGLCRLIMPTLITFQNSWDQKIKLVSINADENFKLANTYRLKSLPTLILFDQGKVVCRLEELKGRDELYRTLETLVSNQLASSA, encoded by the coding sequence ATGGTTGCTACCGTTAACGAAAATAATTTTTCCCAAGAAGTTCTCTCTTCACCACAACCCACCTTAGTTCACTTCTGGGCTCCTTGGTGCGGTTTATGCCGTTTAATTATGCCAACTTTGATTACGTTCCAAAATAGTTGGGATCAAAAAATTAAATTAGTAAGTATTAATGCTGATGAAAATTTTAAGTTAGCGAATACTTATCGCTTAAAAAGTTTACCGACTTTAATTTTATTTGATCAAGGGAAAGTGGTTTGTCGTTTAGAAGAATTAAAAGGGCGCGATGAACTCTATCGCACCCTTGAAACCTTAGTGAGTAATCAATTGGCTAGTTCAGCTTAG
- the ftsH gene encoding ATP-dependent zinc metalloprotease FtsH encodes MVTENPNKNNSQNKNNSKEKPRFNGSWLFPIIALTLLVASFFSSPEGKEVPYSQFIEQVKNNQVEEVSIGPERIEYKLKPDAVEEENAPLVRQTFNVPSDRDLTDVLEANNVEYSGQPAGGGAGWLVGALSWILPPLLFFGLAYFLFNRAQGGASNPIMSVGRSKARIYSEGDTGFTFSDIAGVDEAKEELKEVVDYLKNATKYSRLGAKIPKGVLLVGPPGTGKTLLAKAVAGEANVPFFSISGSEFIEMFVGVGASRVRDLFQQAQQQAPCIIFIDELDALGKSRGGNGAMTGGGGNDEQEQTLNQLLNEMDGFDANTGVIVLAATNRPEVLDPALQRPGRFDRQVGVDRPDKKGRKEILEVHVPNIKLAEDVDLSVIAGRTPGFAGADLANLVNEAALLAARNNHEYVTSADFDEALERVIAGLEKKSRVLQEEEKTTVAYHEVGHAMVGSLMPGAGRVEKISIVPRGAGALGYTLQLPEEDRFLVAEDEIRGRIAIMLAGRSAEEVVFGKVSTGASDDIQKATDLAERCVTLYGMSDRLGPIAFEKPQQQYIPGLSSPRRSVGPQVTAAIDEEVKRIVEDAHTIAQHILQENRDVLEETAQSLLEVEVLDGDNLTEKLSQVKAPEHFQNWLKTGTLPEALKPESSTDNHQENGQEASALSYSKLN; translated from the coding sequence ATGGTTACAGAAAACCCAAATAAGAATAATTCTCAAAATAAAAATAATAGCAAGGAAAAACCAAGGTTTAACGGCAGTTGGCTCTTTCCCATTATTGCCTTAACCCTATTAGTAGCGAGCTTCTTCTCCAGTCCAGAAGGAAAAGAAGTCCCCTATAGTCAATTTATAGAGCAAGTTAAAAATAATCAAGTTGAAGAAGTCAGCATCGGACCCGAACGCATCGAATATAAACTCAAACCCGATGCAGTGGAAGAAGAAAACGCGCCTCTGGTTCGACAAACCTTTAACGTTCCCAGCGATCGCGATTTAACAGACGTTTTAGAAGCGAATAACGTTGAATATAGCGGACAACCCGCAGGCGGTGGCGCAGGCTGGCTCGTCGGCGCACTGAGTTGGATTTTACCCCCATTACTCTTTTTCGGTCTTGCCTATTTCTTATTTAATCGCGCTCAAGGTGGGGCAAGTAACCCCATTATGTCTGTCGGTAGAAGCAAAGCACGGATTTACTCCGAAGGCGACACTGGCTTTACCTTCAGTGACATTGCTGGCGTTGATGAAGCCAAAGAAGAATTAAAAGAAGTCGTGGATTATCTTAAAAATGCCACAAAATACAGCCGACTCGGCGCGAAGATTCCGAAAGGCGTTCTCCTGGTCGGACCCCCAGGAACTGGGAAAACCCTTCTTGCGAAAGCTGTCGCAGGGGAAGCCAATGTTCCCTTCTTTAGTATCTCTGGGTCTGAGTTCATTGAAATGTTTGTTGGGGTCGGTGCATCCCGTGTTCGTGACTTATTCCAACAAGCACAACAACAAGCCCCTTGTATCATCTTTATTGACGAACTCGATGCCCTTGGTAAATCCCGTGGTGGTAACGGTGCAATGACGGGGGGAGGCGGAAATGATGAACAAGAACAAACCCTCAACCAGTTACTTAACGAAATGGATGGCTTTGATGCCAATACTGGGGTTATTGTCTTAGCAGCAACGAACCGTCCCGAAGTCTTAGACCCTGCATTACAACGCCCTGGACGCTTTGACCGTCAAGTAGGAGTTGATCGTCCTGATAAGAAAGGACGGAAAGAAATCTTAGAAGTTCATGTTCCCAACATTAAACTGGCTGAAGATGTGGACTTATCCGTCATTGCAGGTCGCACCCCTGGTTTTGCAGGGGCAGATCTGGCTAACTTAGTCAATGAAGCAGCCCTTCTCGCAGCACGGAATAATCATGAATACGTGACAAGTGCCGACTTTGATGAAGCCTTAGAGCGGGTCATTGCTGGCTTAGAGAAAAAATCACGAGTGCTGCAAGAGGAAGAAAAAACCACCGTTGCTTATCACGAAGTCGGTCACGCCATGGTGGGTAGTTTGATGCCTGGTGCGGGTCGTGTGGAAAAAATTTCTATTGTTCCTCGTGGGGCTGGTGCGTTAGGCTATACCCTTCAGTTGCCCGAAGAAGACCGTTTTCTCGTTGCGGAAGATGAGATTCGGGGCCGTATTGCCATTATGTTAGCGGGACGTTCTGCTGAAGAAGTGGTCTTTGGGAAAGTCTCCACAGGTGCAAGCGATGACATTCAAAAAGCAACGGATCTTGCAGAACGCTGTGTGACTCTCTATGGCATGAGTGACCGTTTAGGTCCGATCGCGTTTGAAAAGCCTCAACAGCAATATATTCCTGGCTTAAGCAGCCCCCGTCGTTCCGTTGGTCCCCAAGTTACCGCAGCCATTGATGAAGAAGTGAAGCGGATCGTAGAAGATGCCCATACCATCGCGCAACATATTCTACAGGAAAATCGGGACGTGCTAGAAGAAACCGCCCAAAGTCTTCTCGAAGTAGAAGTGTTAGATGGGGATAACTTAACCGAAAAATTATCTCAGGTCAAAGCCCCAGAACATTTCCAAAACTGGCTCAAAACTGGGACTTTACCCGAGGCTTTAAAACCAGAGTCTTCCACGGACAACCATCAGGAAAATGGTCAGGAAGCCTCTGCACTCAGCTATTCTAAGCTGAACTAG
- a CDS encoding Npun_F5749 family FMN-dependent PPOX-type flavoprotein yields the protein MSLAPWRSAIARSLHQNRSHPDSRFFQLATVTPNGQPANRTVVFRGFRDNSNDLQIISDARSEKNHHLQQQPQAEICWYFTKSREQFRFRGIIKVIDSENTALASLRQTVWENLSDNARLLFAWPHPKAKRTAPETTFTEANPSPHHPPQTFTLLLFSPHHLDYLTLKGNPQNRYLYSCDDQGNWFQQEVNP from the coding sequence ATGTCTTTAGCCCCTTGGCGTAGCGCGATCGCGCGATCGCTGCATCAAAATCGCTCTCATCCCGACTCCCGTTTTTTTCAACTCGCCACTGTTACCCCCAACGGTCAACCCGCCAACCGTACCGTTGTTTTTCGGGGCTTTCGAGACAACAGCAACGATCTTCAAATCATTAGTGACGCTCGCAGCGAGAAAAATCATCATCTCCAACAACAACCGCAAGCCGAAATTTGTTGGTACTTTACTAAATCTCGCGAACAGTTTCGCTTTCGGGGAATCATCAAAGTCATTGACTCAGAAAATACCGCCTTGGCTTCTCTGCGACAAACGGTGTGGGAAAATCTCTCTGATAACGCCCGTTTACTCTTTGCTTGGCCCCATCCCAAAGCCAAACGTACCGCACCCGAAACCACCTTCACTGAAGCAAATCCCTCTCCACATCATCCCCCTCAAACCTTCACCCTTTTACTCTTTTCTCCCCACCACCTTGATTACCTCACCCTGAAAGGAAACCCCCAAAATCGCTATCTTTATTCCTGTGATGATCAGGGGAACTGGTTTCAACAAGAAGTCAATCCCTAG
- the nrdJ gene encoding ribonucleoside-triphosphate reductase, adenosylcobalamin-dependent: MVRELERKQSTNFPENAPVANPVFFRTYSRRTEDGRETWEQVRDRCISGLVKLGQLTAEEAQLLEKTMTHLKSLPAGRWLWVGGTQWLENPKNYSGAYNCTSTNVVDWRAFGLMMDLAMMGCGTGAVLEEKYINQLPAIRNYLNISIVNEIGTVLPEARQEETTVRISDPKKVKICIGDSREGWVQSYQALLELSSNEDLDTTVNIEIDPSHVRPAGEVLKGFGGVANPIKIPELYPRLAKILNRAQGRKLNAEECCLLIDEAAATVVAGNIRRCLPEYALVHTARGLVAIKDIKVGDRVQTPLGFRRVVDKFDQGIQDVREIETNGTYPQATENHRMAVLSSANGDYVWKQVGELESGDRLLHNTKILAGIPTQLPADETSLRPLQSRTAKAISIPDLNPDVAWLIGFTHGDGYVSLGRNKHNKPYGSINWATDAELAPLIEEKLNRALANFGVSATKQTSENENTVRFVCSSIRLTEYFFKNIKRPKEPIEIPDFILQGSVETRAAYLAGIMDSDGSVKNRPPHLVCTVYPQFARQIASVLSSLGIAGRIKKTIPQKLNWRTRYHVCLPALKGEYNKLIASHAVKGELKVGLKMYGFTLTGEMMREAYTYSEMQKMGFQGSRKVDSNYERYRVESEVEMDIPVTFKQLGQVFAVQTYDIEVEDAHCFYCDGYLTHNSAGMRQFDSDSPLLKQNLWQPDAEGNWRIDPDRDALRMANHTRVYHHQPSLEDCVEAVRSQFYSGEGAIQYAPEAIARGNADLLNTFELKEQFIQAYQLGHGEKFLRNLLPESPSQRELNHRLERYALNPCGEITGSNFHCNLSEIHLNLIDPENEQEQTEAFQAGALAVATLLNHQFQEPRYQYSRELDPIVGVSFTGLFDFFVQAFGVEWLRWWEKGRPETEAGLVFKQKEQAYLEKWRKIVHETVWDYCDRHNIKRPNRCTTVQPSGTKSLLTGASPGWHPPKAVRFIRRVTFGKNDPVALACIDYGYSVVPSQSDKDENGNLLKDPFDERCTEWLVEIPVAVPWADLPGADEVDISKFSVLAQFDFAMQVQKHYVTHNTSATLELREHEIEDLGQAIYSAIKNNEGYISAALLARFDAYQTFPRLPFEPVDEATYNQLMREVEERRKMDDFHSALLKYDLGELSEAGPTGCDTDQCMFPLQ; the protein is encoded by the coding sequence ATGGTCAGAGAGCTTGAGCGTAAACAATCGACAAACTTCCCAGAAAACGCACCTGTGGCGAATCCTGTGTTTTTTCGGACGTATAGCCGACGAACCGAGGATGGAAGAGAAACATGGGAACAGGTGCGCGATCGCTGCATTTCTGGGTTAGTCAAACTCGGTCAACTCACCGCAGAGGAAGCCCAACTCTTAGAAAAAACCATGACTCACCTCAAAAGTCTTCCTGCTGGGCGTTGGCTGTGGGTGGGGGGAACCCAGTGGCTGGAAAACCCCAAAAACTATTCTGGCGCGTATAACTGCACTTCTACTAATGTTGTAGATTGGCGAGCCTTTGGCTTGATGATGGATTTAGCTATGATGGGTTGTGGAACTGGGGCTGTCTTGGAAGAAAAATATATTAACCAGTTACCCGCCATTCGTAATTATCTCAATATTTCTATTGTCAATGAAATTGGCACGGTACTTCCAGAAGCCCGTCAAGAAGAAACAACCGTTAGAATTAGTGATCCAAAAAAGGTAAAAATTTGTATTGGTGACTCCCGCGAGGGCTGGGTGCAATCGTATCAGGCGTTATTAGAACTCTCGAGCAATGAAGACTTGGACACAACGGTTAATATTGAAATCGATCCCAGTCATGTGCGTCCCGCAGGAGAAGTCTTAAAAGGCTTTGGTGGTGTCGCCAATCCGATCAAAATTCCAGAACTCTATCCTCGTCTTGCGAAAATTCTCAATCGGGCGCAAGGGCGGAAACTCAACGCAGAAGAATGCTGTTTGTTGATTGATGAGGCTGCTGCCACTGTGGTTGCCGGCAATATTCGGCGCTGTTTGCCAGAATATGCGTTAGTTCATACGGCAAGAGGATTAGTGGCGATTAAAGATATTAAAGTGGGTGATCGCGTGCAAACCCCTCTGGGTTTCCGTCGTGTGGTGGATAAATTCGATCAAGGAATCCAAGATGTTCGAGAAATCGAAACCAATGGAACATATCCTCAAGCAACGGAGAATCATCGCATGGCGGTTTTAAGTTCAGCCAATGGGGATTATGTCTGGAAACAAGTAGGAGAATTGGAATCGGGCGATCGACTGCTGCACAATACCAAAATTTTAGCGGGGATTCCTACGCAACTCCCAGCAGATGAAACCAGTCTTCGTCCCCTTCAAAGTCGAACAGCAAAAGCAATTTCCATTCCAGATTTAAATCCTGATGTCGCTTGGTTGATTGGTTTTACTCATGGTGATGGATATGTCAGTCTCGGACGGAATAAGCACAATAAGCCTTATGGGAGCATCAATTGGGCGACAGATGCTGAACTTGCGCCATTGATCGAAGAAAAGCTAAATCGCGCTTTAGCAAATTTTGGGGTATCTGCAACTAAACAAACCTCTGAAAATGAAAACACCGTTCGTTTTGTTTGTTCCTCAATTCGACTGACAGAATACTTCTTCAAAAATATCAAACGCCCAAAAGAACCCATCGAGATTCCAGATTTTATCCTACAGGGAAGTGTCGAGACTCGCGCTGCTTATTTAGCAGGAATCATGGATAGTGATGGTTCTGTAAAAAATCGTCCTCCTCATTTAGTTTGCACAGTTTACCCTCAATTTGCCCGTCAAATTGCTTCCGTTTTATCAAGTTTGGGGATTGCGGGACGAATCAAGAAAACGATTCCGCAAAAGCTGAACTGGCGAACCAGATATCATGTTTGTCTTCCAGCCTTAAAAGGAGAATATAACAAATTAATTGCTTCTCATGCTGTCAAAGGAGAATTAAAAGTCGGTTTGAAGATGTACGGTTTTACCTTGACTGGGGAAATGATGCGTGAAGCCTATACCTATTCGGAAATGCAGAAAATGGGTTTCCAAGGTAGCCGAAAAGTTGATTCTAACTATGAACGTTATCGGGTGGAGTCGGAAGTAGAAATGGACATCCCTGTTACGTTTAAGCAACTGGGTCAAGTGTTCGCTGTTCAAACCTATGATATTGAAGTGGAAGATGCTCACTGTTTCTACTGTGATGGCTATCTGACGCACAACAGTGCAGGGATGAGACAGTTTGATAGTGACTCCCCCTTATTAAAACAAAATCTTTGGCAACCGGATGCAGAGGGAAACTGGCGCATTGATCCTGATCGCGATGCACTGCGAATGGCAAATCATACCCGAGTGTATCACCATCAGCCCAGTTTAGAAGACTGTGTTGAAGCAGTTAGAAGTCAGTTCTATTCTGGAGAAGGGGCGATTCAGTATGCCCCAGAGGCGATCGCGCGAGGCAATGCTGATTTATTAAATACGTTTGAACTTAAAGAACAATTTATACAGGCTTATCAATTGGGACACGGAGAAAAATTCTTAAGAAATTTATTGCCTGAAAGTCCCTCTCAGAGAGAACTTAATCATCGTTTAGAACGCTATGCTCTTAATCCGTGTGGCGAGATCACGGGTAGTAATTTTCACTGTAATCTTAGCGAGATCCACTTAAATCTCATTGATCCAGAAAACGAACAAGAACAAACTGAAGCCTTCCAAGCTGGTGCCTTAGCCGTTGCCACTTTACTGAATCATCAGTTCCAAGAACCGCGCTATCAGTATAGTCGAGAACTCGATCCGATTGTCGGGGTTTCCTTCACGGGATTATTTGATTTCTTTGTGCAGGCGTTTGGTGTGGAATGGCTACGCTGGTGGGAGAAAGGTCGCCCAGAGACGGAAGCAGGATTAGTCTTTAAGCAAAAAGAACAAGCGTATCTGGAAAAATGGCGCAAAATTGTCCATGAAACGGTTTGGGATTATTGTGACCGCCATAATATTAAACGGCCCAACCGTTGCACCACAGTCCAACCCAGTGGCACGAAATCTCTGCTGACAGGGGCTTCTCCTGGTTGGCATCCCCCGAAAGCGGTGCGGTTTATCCGTCGGGTAACATTTGGGAAAAATGATCCTGTGGCGTTGGCTTGCATTGATTATGGTTATAGTGTAGTTCCCTCGCAGTCGGATAAAGATGAAAACGGAAACCTGCTTAAAGATCCTTTTGATGAGCGGTGTACAGAATGGTTAGTGGAGATTCCTGTTGCGGTTCCGTGGGCGGATTTACCAGGTGCGGATGAGGTTGATATCTCTAAGTTCTCTGTCTTAGCTCAGTTTGATTTTGCCATGCAAGTACAGAAACACTATGTCACGCACAATACATCGGCAACGTTGGAACTGCGAGAACATGAAATTGAGGATTTAGGACAAGCGATTTATAGCGCGATCAAAAATAATGAGGGCTATATTTCTGCTGCGTTACTCGCCCGTTTTGATGCGTATCAGACTTTCCCGCGTTTACCGTTTGAACCAGTGGATGAGGCGACCTATAATCAACTGATGCGAGAGGTGGAAGAACGGCGGAAAATGGACGATTTTCATTCCGCATTGCTGAAGTATGATCTGGGAGAACTTTCAGAAGCGGGTCCGACAGGATGTGACACTGATCAATGTATGTTCCCTTTACAGTGA
- a CDS encoding peptidase: MKLKVAYIFLLTIVVIVAISKVTVSQPSSSLPPLKAHPLPPTLAQWETVAEVGDYFSEVEATPLGYLVWSEFPVKVYLDLSESARDQGVQGWVEAVTTAIEEWAVYLPLEPVNDRAQADIIIARSRPPLNTTRNPETGLMEFSRDRTARTRYQFKVANDQLIHGIIIEISPHQRQAATLATARHEMGHALGIWGHSPHSEDALYFSQVRDFPSISARDINTLKKIYQQPTRLGWKINFAN, from the coding sequence ATGAAACTCAAGGTAGCTTATATTTTTCTTTTGACAATAGTGGTTATTGTTGCTATCTCAAAGGTTACTGTTTCACAGCCTTCTTCCAGTCTCCCGCCTTTAAAGGCTCATCCTTTACCCCCAACCTTGGCGCAGTGGGAAACGGTGGCTGAGGTGGGGGATTATTTTTCAGAAGTGGAAGCAACTCCGTTGGGTTATTTGGTGTGGTCAGAGTTTCCGGTGAAGGTGTATCTCGACTTATCTGAATCTGCTAGGGATCAAGGGGTGCAAGGCTGGGTGGAAGCGGTCACTACTGCAATAGAGGAATGGGCTGTTTACTTACCGTTGGAACCAGTGAACGATCGCGCACAAGCAGATATTATCATTGCGCGATCGCGCCCGCCTCTGAATACCACTCGCAACCCAGAAACAGGATTAATGGAGTTTTCTCGCGATCGAACTGCACGCACCCGTTACCAGTTCAAGGTAGCAAATGATCAATTAATTCATGGCATCATTATTGAAATTAGTCCTCATCAACGCCAAGCTGCAACTCTAGCAACCGCACGCCATGAAATGGGTCATGCTTTAGGAATCTGGGGACATAGCCCCCACTCAGAAGATGCACTTTATTTTTCACAAGTGCGAGACTTTCCTTCGATTTCGGCTCGGGATATCAACACTCTAAAAAAGATTTATCAACAACCGACTCGTCTGGGCTGGAAAATCAATTTTGCTAACTAA
- the petJ gene encoding cytochrome c6 PetJ: MIKNIIVSLILGFSLLIAAPAHAAANGAQVFQANCAVCHANGGNRIMANKTLKQEALERYNMDSKEAIITQVKNGKSAMPAFLGRLNDAQIEAVADYVLNQAEKGW; the protein is encoded by the coding sequence ATGATCAAAAACATCATCGTTTCTCTAATTTTAGGATTCTCTCTTCTCATTGCTGCTCCCGCTCATGCTGCTGCTAATGGCGCACAAGTTTTTCAAGCTAATTGTGCCGTTTGTCATGCCAATGGGGGTAACAGAATCATGGCAAATAAAACCTTGAAACAAGAGGCTCTAGAGCGATATAACATGGATTCTAAAGAGGCAATTATCACTCAAGTCAAAAATGGAAAAAGTGCGATGCCTGCTTTTCTCGGACGCTTAAATGATGCCCAAATTGAAGCTGTGGCTGACTATGTTTTAAACCAAGCTGAAAAGGGATGGTAG
- a CDS encoding B12-binding domain-containing radical SAM protein, translated as MKALLLYPLFPKTFWSYDRFMDIVNMKATIPPLGIITVASLLPQDWDIRFYDRNVTLETEADWDWCDLIMVSAMIAQREDFHDLIRKAVQKGKKVAVGGPYPTSVPEDAMESGADYLILDEGEITIPPFVDAITRGEEQGIFRANEKPDVTQSPLPRFDLLQREDYVMMAVQFSRGCPFHCEFCDIISLYGRKPRTKEIDQTLAELQTLYDLGWRRSVFIVDDNFIGNQRNVKRLLRALIPWIQERNYPFTFLTEASVNLAEDPELLELMKQAGFYGVFLGIETPDQDSLTVTRKHQNTRSPLAEACHQINQAGLMIYAGFIIGFDGERSGAGERIQAFVEETSIPQPMLGLLQAPQNTALWERLKTEQRLLEDIGWTKFGEQNTLMNFIPTRPLSEIAQEYMQALWTMYEPAAYLQRCFQHCLKITPNPHFRQRISFPMTTAVRLITQVIWKQGVQMKAIRKQFWHQFWMLLKTKPQLLSLYLGLCAAGEHFWEYRVLTRERITQQLGYDPLVTSPALLSKSKSVENCITS; from the coding sequence ATGAAAGCCTTACTACTCTATCCTCTCTTTCCAAAAACATTCTGGTCTTATGATCGGTTTATGGACATTGTTAACATGAAGGCAACCATTCCCCCTTTAGGAATTATCACGGTTGCATCGCTTCTACCTCAAGATTGGGACATTCGCTTTTATGATCGTAATGTCACCTTGGAAACAGAAGCGGATTGGGACTGGTGTGACCTCATTATGGTTTCGGCAATGATTGCCCAAAGAGAAGACTTTCATGATTTAATTCGGAAAGCAGTTCAAAAAGGAAAAAAAGTAGCTGTTGGGGGTCCTTACCCGACCTCTGTTCCTGAAGATGCGATGGAGTCGGGAGCAGATTATCTAATTCTTGATGAAGGAGAAATAACGATCCCTCCGTTTGTCGATGCCATTACTCGCGGAGAAGAACAGGGTATTTTTCGGGCAAATGAAAAGCCAGACGTAACACAGAGTCCCCTGCCTCGCTTTGATTTACTCCAGCGAGAGGACTACGTGATGATGGCGGTGCAATTTTCTCGGGGTTGCCCTTTCCATTGCGAATTTTGTGACATTATCAGCCTTTACGGCCGTAAGCCTCGCACCAAAGAGATTGATCAAACCTTAGCCGAATTACAAACGCTATACGATTTAGGTTGGCGGCGATCTGTTTTTATTGTGGATGATAATTTTATTGGCAATCAGCGCAACGTGAAACGTTTATTGCGAGCCTTAATCCCATGGATACAAGAGCGCAATTACCCCTTTACCTTTTTAACAGAAGCATCAGTTAATCTTGCTGAAGATCCAGAATTATTAGAGTTGATGAAGCAAGCAGGATTTTATGGGGTCTTTTTAGGTATTGAAACCCCAGATCAAGATAGCCTGACAGTAACGCGGAAACACCAGAACACTCGCAGCCCTCTCGCTGAAGCTTGTCATCAAATTAATCAAGCGGGATTGATGATTTATGCTGGTTTTATCATTGGTTTTGACGGTGAACGCTCAGGGGCGGGAGAACGCATTCAAGCCTTTGTGGAAGAAACCTCGATTCCACAACCGATGTTAGGGCTTTTACAAGCCCCTCAGAATACTGCCCTTTGGGAGCGACTGAAGACAGAGCAACGGCTTTTAGAAGATATAGGCTGGACAAAGTTCGGTGAACAAAATACATTAATGAATTTTATCCCCACCCGTCCCCTATCAGAAATTGCACAGGAGTATATGCAAGCCCTCTGGACAATGTATGAACCTGCTGCTTATCTCCAGCGTTGCTTTCAACACTGTTTGAAGATTACCCCAAATCCGCATTTCCGACAACGGATTTCTTTCCCGATGACAACCGCAGTCAGACTGATCACACAAGTAATCTGGAAACAAGGAGTTCAAATGAAAGCAATTCGTAAGCAGTTTTGGCATCAATTTTGGATGCTCTTGAAAACGAAACCCCAATTGTTGAGCTTATATCTGGGATTATGTGCAGCTGGAGAGCACTTTTGGGAATACCGTGTTTTAACCCGAGAGCGAATTACTCAGCAACTGGGTTATGATCCCTTGGTGACCTCTCCAGCATTACTCTCTAAGTCGAAATCAGTGGAGAATTGTATCACCTCATGA